A single window of Crassostrea angulata isolate pt1a10 chromosome 8, ASM2561291v2, whole genome shotgun sequence DNA harbors:
- the LOC128158524 gene encoding uncharacterized protein LOC128158524: MFKYTFVEIMSSKHIFGFTIVIPLLMTLHLNDCIKGALAKCATNYYKDGNVCRECPAGYYGDNCTVVCPPSSYGTLCLHKCDCLPCHHVYGCSSTPLTEETTSNDYETRKKIEDKKQASGNILTTSGRSIIISIGSVLCFMLILVIIRELWLCCQFP, encoded by the exons AAGCATATTTTTGGTTTTACAATTGTAATTCCATTGTTGATGACCCTACATCTTAATGATTGCATTAAAGG GGCTCTTGCAAAGTGTGCGACCAATTATTACAAAGACGGGAACGTGTGCAGAG AATGTCCGGCTGGTTATTACGGTGATAACTGCACAGTAGTGTGTCCGCCATCAAGTTACGGCACTTTGTGTCTCCATAAATGTGACTGTTTGCCTTGTCACCACGTCTACGGCTGTTCTTCTACTCCTCTTACAGAAG AAACAACGAGCAATGACTACGAAACTCGGAAAAAGATAGAGGACAAAAAGCAAGCATCCGGAAACATATTAACCACTTCTGGTCGAagtataattatttcaataggatCTGTATTATGCTTCATGTTAATACTTGTAATAATTCGAGAGTTGTGGTTATGTTGCCAATTTCCCTAA